Proteins found in one Abditibacteriota bacterium genomic segment:
- a CDS encoding Ig domain-containing protein, whose product GATVTLRATVSPDDATDKTVTWVSYDPSIATVDGAGKVKGVKPGKVDIRAKTKDGGYTAKCKVTVKDSQ is encoded by the coding sequence GGGCGCCACCGTCACCCTCCGGGCCACGGTGTCTCCCGACGACGCCACGGACAAGACAGTCACCTGGGTCAGCTACGACCCCTCCATAGCCACGGTGGACGGCGCGGGCAAGGTGAAGGGCGTCAAGCCGGGCAAGGTGGACATCCGGGCCAAGACCAAAGACGGCGGCTACACCGCCAAGTGCAAGGTGACCGTCAAGGACAGCCAGTAA